A single region of the Jatrophihabitans sp. GAS493 genome encodes:
- a CDS encoding MOSC and FAD-binding oxidoreductase domain-containing protein, whose product MPTLLSVNVGRPRDVAWNGRLVHTGIWKEPVAGRVMARRLNLDGDGQGDLAGHGGEQRAVMVYQSESYAYWERELVRRDLTMGIFGENFTVDGLADDEVCIGDRYRIGEAEFEVTQPRTTCYRVGLRLGVPQMAALLVSHRRPGFYLRVLREGSVQAGDEIVKTATGPEAITVSSTDALLYLPDGDVDTMRRLLNVPALSPGWSGSFHDLIEQADHPQRVRVEPSKPYWPGFRLLRVARLVRETDLVTSVYLRSADGGALPPPKPGQYLTLRIASTGQTPAVRSYSLSASGGDFYRISVKREAHGAASAYIAATLAVGDDIEVAAPRGEFLLQGGDEPIVLLSAGIGVTPVLAMLQALAAQRSSRVIWWLHTTGGPATYALAAEARQLLAALPKARGQVFYTADAASPVEVPDAGVTYGRPDRSVLAGLNLPATAQAYVCGPTGFMDDMTRALADLGLPSSHIHTEAFASRSAINPGVVVAGGRPAPHAPARVGSGPMVTFARVGIATAFGDDQGSLLELAEACDVPTRWSCRTGVCHTCTTPLLSGDVTYSPTPLTEPEAGQVLLCCSRPQSDVVLDL is encoded by the coding sequence ATGCCGACTCTGCTTTCAGTGAACGTTGGACGTCCTCGCGATGTCGCCTGGAACGGCCGCCTGGTCCACACCGGGATCTGGAAGGAGCCGGTGGCGGGAAGGGTGATGGCTCGTCGCCTGAATCTGGACGGGGACGGGCAGGGAGACCTGGCCGGCCATGGCGGCGAGCAGCGGGCGGTCATGGTGTACCAGAGCGAGTCTTACGCCTACTGGGAGCGCGAGCTCGTCCGGCGGGACCTCACGATGGGCATCTTCGGCGAGAACTTCACCGTGGACGGTCTGGCCGACGACGAGGTGTGCATCGGCGACCGGTATCGCATCGGCGAGGCCGAGTTCGAGGTGACCCAACCCCGAACCACCTGCTACCGGGTGGGGCTGCGATTGGGCGTGCCACAGATGGCCGCGCTACTCGTCTCGCACCGTCGCCCCGGCTTCTACCTCCGCGTGCTGCGGGAGGGCTCGGTCCAGGCCGGCGACGAGATCGTCAAGACTGCGACGGGCCCGGAAGCGATCACCGTATCGTCCACCGACGCGTTGCTTTACCTGCCCGATGGCGATGTTGACACGATGCGCCGGCTGCTCAATGTGCCCGCTCTCAGCCCCGGGTGGAGCGGGTCGTTTCACGATCTGATCGAGCAGGCCGATCACCCGCAACGCGTGCGGGTCGAGCCGTCCAAGCCGTACTGGCCAGGGTTCCGACTTCTGCGGGTGGCGCGTCTGGTGCGCGAGACGGACCTGGTGACATCGGTCTACCTCCGCTCCGCCGACGGCGGTGCGCTGCCGCCGCCGAAGCCCGGCCAATACCTGACGCTTCGGATAGCGTCCACCGGCCAGACGCCCGCGGTGCGGAGCTACTCGCTCTCGGCATCGGGCGGCGACTTCTACCGCATCAGCGTGAAGCGGGAAGCACACGGAGCGGCGAGTGCCTACATCGCCGCAACGCTGGCCGTCGGTGATGACATCGAGGTGGCGGCGCCGAGGGGTGAGTTTCTCCTCCAAGGCGGCGACGAGCCGATCGTGTTGCTCTCGGCGGGAATCGGAGTGACCCCGGTGCTGGCCATGCTGCAGGCGCTGGCTGCACAACGCAGTTCGCGGGTCATCTGGTGGCTGCACACGACCGGCGGACCGGCCACGTACGCGCTCGCGGCCGAGGCTCGCCAGCTACTCGCGGCGCTGCCCAAAGCCCGCGGCCAGGTGTTCTACACCGCCGACGCCGCATCGCCGGTCGAGGTGCCCGACGCCGGCGTCACCTACGGTCGCCCGGATCGCTCCGTCCTGGCCGGGCTCAATCTGCCGGCAACCGCGCAGGCCTACGTCTGCGGCCCGACCGGATTCATGGACGACATGACGCGGGCGCTGGCCGATCTCGGCCTACCCTCCAGCCATATCCACACCGAGGCATTCGCATCGCGATCGGCCATCAACCCCGGCGTCGTCGTCGCCGGTGGCCGACCGGCGCCGCATGCTCCGGCCCGGGTGGGCAGCGGCCCCATGGTGACCTTCGCCCGCGTCGGCATCGCCACCGCTTTCGGCGACGACCAGGGCAGCCTGCTGGAACTGGCTGAGGCCTGCGATGTCCCGACCCGCTGGTCGTGTCGCACCGGCGTCTGCCATACCTGCACGACGCCACTGCTGTCCGGGGATGTCACCTACTCACCGACGCCGCTGACCGAACCAGAGGCCGGCCAGGTGCTCCTGTGCTGCAGTCGCCCGCAGAGCGACGTAGTGCTTGACCTCTAG
- a CDS encoding PPOX class F420-dependent oxidoreductase encodes MSEIRIPESHRDLLDAAIPAALATVGAAGYPQVTAIWVIRDGDTVVSSLAGARQKLKNLRAHPQATIFVLDPTNPYRTLEIRGDVTIEPDPDLITLTRVLEAYGTDLQSFDGLLEDRNTVTLRPGRVVTTG; translated from the coding sequence ATGAGTGAGATACGTATCCCCGAGTCGCATCGCGACCTCCTCGATGCCGCCATCCCGGCCGCGCTGGCGACGGTTGGAGCAGCTGGCTATCCCCAGGTGACCGCGATCTGGGTCATCCGAGATGGCGACACCGTCGTGTCATCGTTGGCCGGCGCGAGGCAGAAGCTGAAGAACCTCCGAGCCCATCCGCAGGCGACCATCTTCGTGTTGGATCCGACCAATCCCTATCGAACGCTGGAGATTCGCGGTGATGTGACGATCGAACCCGACCCCGATCTCATCACTCTGACCAGAGTTCTCGAAGCCTACGGAACAGATCTTCAATCCTTCGACGGTCTGCTCGAGGACCGCAATACGGTGACACTGCGCCCCGGCCGGGTTGTCACGACCGGCTAG
- a CDS encoding Bax inhibitor-1/YccA family protein: protein MTQASVSARPRSGNPALSEKFIDTQLIASTARRMTVAGVGIKTFVQLAVLVAGGAWGWASATTPVATDIGRGYANTTVTIPGGFWLASFAALFFGIFIAIQPRRAALFGALYAICEGYCLGAISAAFDAQTDGIVGAAVLSTGCVFLVSLLLYVTRIVKPTQRLAFAVAAGMGGLVLLYFFVFVLSIFNWDWLYSESFRSVGLVVTLIAIVLAAASLVLDFGTIEAGVQAGAPKELEWYLAFGLMVTLVWLYISILKLLALLAARSR from the coding sequence ATGACACAGGCAAGCGTATCGGCGCGACCCCGCTCGGGGAATCCTGCGCTGAGCGAGAAATTCATTGATACCCAGCTGATCGCGTCGACCGCGCGCCGGATGACCGTGGCCGGCGTGGGCATCAAAACCTTCGTGCAGCTCGCCGTCCTGGTCGCCGGCGGCGCCTGGGGCTGGGCCTCGGCCACCACGCCGGTCGCGACCGACATCGGCCGGGGCTACGCGAACACCACGGTCACCATCCCCGGCGGCTTCTGGCTGGCGAGCTTCGCGGCGCTCTTCTTCGGCATATTCATCGCCATCCAGCCGCGGCGGGCCGCCCTCTTCGGTGCGCTCTACGCGATCTGCGAGGGATACTGCCTCGGGGCGATCTCAGCGGCTTTCGACGCCCAGACCGACGGCATAGTCGGCGCCGCGGTGCTCTCCACCGGATGCGTCTTCCTCGTCTCGCTCCTGCTGTACGTCACCCGCATCGTCAAGCCGACACAGCGGCTCGCGTTTGCGGTGGCCGCCGGCATGGGCGGCCTCGTACTGCTCTACTTCTTCGTCTTCGTTCTCTCGATCTTCAACTGGGATTGGCTCTACAGCGAGAGCTTCCGCAGCGTGGGTCTGGTGGTCACGCTGATCGCGATCGTTCTCGCGGCGGCCAGCCTGGTCTTGGACTTCGGCACCATCGAAGCCGGCGTGCAGGCCGGGGCGCCGAAGGAGCTGGAGTGGTATCTCGCTTTCGGACTGATGGTCACCCTGGTCTGGCTGTACATTTCGATCCTCAAGCTGCTTGCACTGCTCGCGGCGCGCAGCAGATGA
- a CDS encoding aldo/keto reductase produces MEYRLLGRTGVSVSPLCLGTMMFGPWGNDDRADAIRVIHHALDAGINFVDTADVYSGGVSEEIVGDALQGRRDDVVLATKFFMPMDNQPNHSGGSRRWIIAEVENSLRRLRTDYIDLYQVHRPSPTTDIEETLGALTDLVHQGKVRYIGSSSFSGSQIVEAQWASRDRNLARFVTEQPPYSILVRGIEEDILPTTQRYGMGTLVYSPLSGGWLTGRWRKGAPSAPTSAARPSVRFDMALPANQRKLDIVEEIALLAEQSGLTMIDLALAWAMNHPGVTSAIIGPRTMEQLQSQLPSADVTLSTEILDRIDELVPPGVTLNAKDNSYGAAELRPQARRR; encoded by the coding sequence ATGGAGTACCGGCTGCTGGGACGGACCGGGGTTTCGGTCAGCCCGCTCTGCCTGGGCACGATGATGTTCGGCCCGTGGGGCAACGATGACCGAGCTGACGCGATCCGGGTCATCCACCACGCCCTGGACGCGGGGATCAACTTCGTCGATACCGCCGACGTGTACTCCGGTGGGGTGTCGGAGGAGATCGTGGGTGACGCGCTGCAGGGTAGACGCGACGACGTGGTGCTGGCGACGAAGTTCTTCATGCCGATGGACAACCAACCCAACCACAGCGGCGGCTCCCGACGGTGGATCATCGCCGAGGTCGAGAACTCGCTGCGCCGGCTCAGGACGGACTACATCGACCTGTACCAGGTGCATCGCCCCAGCCCGACGACCGACATCGAGGAGACTCTCGGTGCGCTGACCGATCTGGTGCACCAGGGAAAGGTCCGTTACATCGGGTCGTCGTCGTTCTCGGGGAGTCAGATCGTCGAGGCGCAGTGGGCTTCCCGCGATCGGAATCTGGCCCGGTTCGTCACCGAGCAGCCGCCGTACTCGATCCTGGTCCGCGGCATCGAGGAGGACATCCTGCCTACCACCCAGCGCTACGGCATGGGGACGCTGGTCTACAGCCCGCTCTCCGGAGGGTGGCTCACCGGGCGCTGGCGCAAGGGCGCCCCGAGCGCTCCGACGTCAGCGGCCCGTCCGAGTGTCCGGTTCGACATGGCACTGCCGGCGAACCAGCGCAAGCTCGACATCGTCGAGGAGATCGCGCTGCTGGCCGAGCAGTCCGGGCTGACGATGATCGATCTCGCGCTGGCCTGGGCGATGAACCACCCGGGCGTGACATCGGCGATCATCGGCCCACGCACGATGGAGCAACTCCAGTCTCAGCTTCCCTCGGCCGACGTCACGCTGAGCACGGAGATCCTGGATCGCATCGACGAACTGGTGCCGCCCGGTGTCACGCTGAACGCCAAGGACAACAGCTACGGTGCGGCTGAACTGCGGCCGCAGGCCCGCCGTCGGTAG
- a CDS encoding cupin domain-containing protein, whose amino-acid sequence MDKNPTNATVKTPASNFTGDVWMTPVFAGDGDSLLTCALVRFTPGARTNWHSHANGQLLVCTDGVGLVGTRDGKTVMLRAGESVWTPAGEEHFHGGTAENMMCHYAILDTAGAGEATSWLEPVTDEQYTTAHRAAGM is encoded by the coding sequence ATGGACAAGAATCCGACCAATGCGACGGTGAAGACCCCGGCGTCGAACTTCACCGGTGACGTGTGGATGACCCCGGTCTTCGCCGGTGATGGCGACTCACTCCTTACCTGCGCTCTGGTGCGGTTCACACCGGGGGCCCGTACCAATTGGCATAGCCATGCGAATGGGCAGCTGCTGGTCTGTACCGACGGCGTCGGGTTGGTCGGCACCCGGGACGGGAAGACGGTGATGCTGCGGGCTGGCGAGAGCGTGTGGACTCCGGCGGGGGAGGAGCACTTTCACGGTGGCACAGCCGAGAACATGATGTGCCACTACGCGATTCTGGACACCGCGGGCGCGGGGGAGGCCACCAGCTGGCTCGAACCGGTCACCGACGAGCAGTACACGACGGCGCACCGCGCGGCGGGGATGTAG
- a CDS encoding DNA polymerase domain-containing protein gives MTASETRDGVALTNLDEALFDGAETTKRDLVEYLDALHAQLIEALRDRPLSVIRALRGQKPFMQKNVPKYTPDWVPTAPVWSAATKREIAYALCNDRRTLLWLANQRCIEFHPTLYRIPETDAPTHLVLDLDPPEGSDFGCVVATAELVRQALADIGLAGAVKTSGSKGVHIFVPVIAASTEEVALATRALAVRAEALDPNLATTAFIKTDRDGKVFLDSTRAGGGSVAAVYSPRLRPGTPVSFPVAWSDLADVSPADFTLRTAPALLGDSDPWTTLMPPPQSLPAELVEQGRSIPAARAQALHPELRRHHRGESR, from the coding sequence ATGACAGCGAGTGAGACCCGCGACGGTGTCGCCCTGACGAACCTCGACGAGGCGCTCTTCGACGGTGCGGAGACGACCAAGCGCGATCTCGTCGAGTACCTGGATGCGCTTCATGCGCAGTTGATCGAGGCGCTGCGGGATCGGCCCTTGTCGGTCATCCGGGCCCTCCGCGGTCAGAAGCCGTTCATGCAGAAGAACGTGCCTAAATACACGCCGGATTGGGTCCCCACCGCGCCGGTCTGGTCGGCGGCGACGAAGCGGGAGATCGCCTACGCCCTCTGCAATGACCGGCGCACGTTACTGTGGCTCGCCAATCAACGCTGCATCGAATTCCATCCGACCCTCTACCGGATTCCCGAGACCGACGCCCCGACCCATTTGGTGCTCGACCTCGACCCACCCGAGGGCAGCGACTTCGGCTGCGTCGTCGCGACGGCCGAGCTGGTCCGCCAGGCGCTGGCCGATATTGGGTTGGCCGGTGCGGTGAAGACCAGCGGATCCAAAGGCGTGCACATCTTCGTACCCGTGATTGCGGCGAGCACCGAGGAGGTCGCGCTGGCCACCCGGGCGCTGGCCGTCCGGGCCGAGGCACTCGACCCCAACCTCGCTACCACCGCGTTCATCAAGACTGACCGCGACGGAAAGGTCTTCCTCGATTCGACGCGGGCCGGCGGGGGCAGCGTCGCCGCCGTCTACAGCCCACGACTTCGGCCGGGGACGCCGGTCTCCTTCCCCGTCGCGTGGTCCGACCTGGCCGATGTCTCCCCGGCCGACTTCACGCTGCGCACTGCGCCGGCCCTGCTTGGTGACTCGGACCCTTGGACGACGCTGATGCCGCCACCCCAGTCGCTGCCGGCAGAACTCGTCGAGCAGGGGCGGAGCATCCCGGCGGCCCGCGCTCAAGCACTGCACCCGGAACTGCGGCGCCACCATCGTGGGGAGAGCCGCTGA
- a CDS encoding maleylpyruvate isomerase N-terminal domain-containing protein, whose product MTIERSAEADAFLATVDAAAPDAVSACEGWTTHEIVAHVTGIAVEVSRHLEPYLQGDPVPKTRGFEEREATLRVIGHAALLRRFVAEESRMRALVADVLDREPDAVIPWTGRRMAVAKFIPHLRNEHALHRWDVAGDDDISRRLLGAEDLVDHSVGELGQILLVAGRQRDPDPDIDFRVRLRSAGHRDLRVLVDAATAALAWAEDDIDEPSIDIDATDRHVFIWGRRPDRHGQVRSHLSQPDLARLQVLLSGY is encoded by the coding sequence ATGACGATTGAGCGAAGTGCCGAAGCAGACGCCTTTCTTGCCACGGTGGACGCCGCCGCACCGGACGCGGTGAGTGCGTGTGAGGGCTGGACGACCCATGAGATCGTCGCTCACGTTACCGGTATCGCAGTGGAGGTTAGCCGCCATCTGGAGCCCTACTTGCAGGGTGACCCAGTCCCGAAGACGCGCGGCTTCGAAGAGCGTGAGGCCACGTTGCGGGTGATTGGCCACGCGGCTCTACTTCGGCGGTTCGTTGCTGAGGAATCGAGGATGCGTGCTCTGGTGGCCGACGTCCTTGACCGCGAGCCGGACGCTGTCATCCCTTGGACCGGTCGTCGTATGGCGGTAGCCAAGTTCATCCCGCACTTGCGCAACGAGCACGCTCTGCACCGCTGGGACGTCGCGGGCGACGATGACATCAGCAGACGGTTGCTGGGCGCCGAGGACCTCGTCGATCACTCCGTCGGTGAACTCGGGCAGATCTTGCTCGTCGCCGGGCGCCAACGTGACCCGGACCCGGACATCGACTTTCGGGTACGTCTACGCAGTGCGGGACACCGGGATCTGCGTGTGCTCGTCGACGCGGCCACGGCGGCGCTGGCCTGGGCCGAGGACGACATCGACGAACCCAGCATCGACATCGACGCGACGGACCGTCACGTCTTCATCTGGGGGCGACGACCTGATCGTCACGGACAGGTCCGCAGTCATCTGTCTCAGCCTGACCTCGCGCGCCTTCAAGTGCTGCTGAGCGGCTACTGA
- a CDS encoding IS630 family transposase — protein MTVTTGGGGDIARVNIHLRIDFSFTYLGQTWTVWVKRGVLATGKITGTCQPQHRHQEFLRFLKQVAKAYPDQELHLVMDNYAAHKRVEIRDWLTANPRITVHFTPTSASWMNLVEVWFGIIERQAIHRGTSGSVSDLTTKIRAFINGWNDRSHPFAWTKTADQILTKANRQTTSKTGH, from the coding sequence GTGACGGTGACTACCGGTGGCGGCGGAGATATCGCACGAGTGAACATCCACCTACGCATCGACTTCTCATTCACCTACCTCGGACAGACTTGGACCGTCTGGGTCAAGCGGGGTGTACTCGCGACCGGCAAGATCACCGGAACCTGCCAACCGCAGCACCGTCATCAGGAATTCCTGCGGTTCCTCAAGCAGGTCGCCAAGGCCTACCCCGACCAGGAGCTGCACCTGGTCATGGACAACTACGCCGCCCACAAACGCGTCGAGATCCGCGACTGGCTGACGGCGAACCCGAGGATCACGGTGCACTTCACCCCGACATCAGCGTCGTGGATGAACCTCGTCGAAGTCTGGTTCGGCATCATCGAACGACAAGCCATCCACCGCGGCACCTCCGGATCAGTCAGCGACCTCACCACCAAGATCCGCGCCTTCATCAACGGCTGGAACGACCGATCCCACCCCTTCGCCTGGACCAAAACCGCCGACCAAATCCTCACCAAAGCCAACCGACAAACCACTTCAAAAACAGGCCACTAG
- a CDS encoding AMP-binding protein yields MRFTTSGTTGEPIGWLRTPRQIWAEAEVVARVIAEATDGDRPQSMLSFAPPSHLYGVMATAVLPAYLRIPVTYVAPGERLPIDNVDEHQLIAAIPSTFALLLNSRIGWSVPERVTFLHSTAVLPAVGTQLVDGFSANQRLIEIFGSTETGAVATRLGGRRHSDWVLCEDVQFEDSAGTRPQQSPIAERLLEVRSPGSPALRVVLSRERAQVR; encoded by the coding sequence GTGCGCTTTACGACATCCGGAACGACGGGGGAGCCGATCGGCTGGCTTCGTACGCCGCGGCAGATCTGGGCCGAGGCGGAGGTCGTCGCCCGCGTCATCGCCGAGGCGACGGATGGGGACCGACCACAATCGATGCTCTCCTTTGCGCCGCCATCGCATCTCTACGGGGTGATGGCCACTGCTGTTCTTCCGGCGTATCTGCGTATTCCCGTCACCTACGTCGCACCGGGTGAGCGACTGCCGATCGACAACGTGGACGAACATCAACTCATTGCCGCGATACCTTCGACCTTTGCGTTGCTCCTCAATTCACGCATCGGCTGGAGCGTGCCGGAGCGGGTGACTTTCCTGCACAGCACCGCAGTACTGCCGGCTGTCGGAACTCAACTCGTCGATGGATTTAGCGCAAACCAGCGCCTGATCGAGATCTTTGGCTCAACGGAGACTGGCGCAGTGGCCACGCGACTGGGCGGCCGCAGGCACTCCGACTGGGTTCTCTGCGAGGACGTGCAGTTCGAGGATAGCGCTGGTACGCGACCGCAACAGTCGCCTATTGCTGAGCGACTGCTCGAAGTTCGTTCCCCCGGCTCGCCCGCCCTACGCGTGGTGCTAAGCCGGGAGCGGGCGCAAGTCAGGTGA
- a CDS encoding Hsp70 family protein, protein MVVAAGVDIGSTLCKVAVSRGDGAEVVAVPVPVSVFVADDGSLLCGAVAERAGVHRPERLVRNFRGGLGEPSPILIDSAPYSVETLLAAVLVACLDDAEQLVGERPERVVVTCPVSWGAFRRERFDDVLVLAGVGGCVVVSDAQAVARRWFSAQGTVAGRHIAIFDVGGGAVEAVVLRSGVHGAVPEIVGVPVGSDRVGGDAFDKVLGQHLSGSTPEQLRAVKHELSRVQQSTLPDGRQISRGEFEELVRPLVRSSVQVLTEAIRSAGIEQLDAVLLVGGSARIPLLLTAIEDTVECPVEVVDQPDTAVALGAADLAADPAVTGSIATASMSATLSGSSALSSSPATRWSSRAVLLTVLGALVAVVLLVIVLGPGRGSGRSPIAEGSNSSHATTSGTNPSNTPSHSSAAPSTSDDSIPQGPGPVSTYYIVRDAYQGQQEFLFEIADRFLGDGDRLGEIFALNKGRLQPDGAALTDVNDIESGWILVLPADAKGAGVQHGPLPCCFPTPVPVSASPAS, encoded by the coding sequence GTGGTGGTTGCTGCTGGCGTGGATATCGGGTCGACGTTGTGCAAAGTCGCCGTGAGTCGTGGTGACGGAGCTGAAGTGGTGGCCGTCCCGGTGCCCGTATCGGTGTTTGTCGCTGATGACGGATCGTTGCTCTGCGGCGCCGTCGCCGAGCGGGCAGGTGTACATCGGCCCGAGAGGCTGGTCCGCAATTTTCGGGGGGGTTTGGGTGAGCCGAGTCCGATTCTCATAGATTCAGCACCCTATTCGGTCGAGACGTTGTTGGCGGCGGTCCTGGTCGCCTGTCTGGATGATGCCGAGCAGTTGGTCGGAGAACGCCCCGAACGAGTCGTTGTCACATGTCCGGTTTCGTGGGGGGCGTTTCGACGGGAGCGATTCGATGATGTTCTGGTGTTGGCGGGTGTTGGTGGCTGCGTCGTAGTTAGCGACGCGCAAGCAGTGGCGCGCCGGTGGTTCTCGGCGCAGGGCACCGTTGCGGGTCGGCACATCGCGATTTTCGACGTCGGCGGAGGTGCGGTCGAGGCAGTGGTGCTGCGCTCCGGGGTGCACGGTGCCGTGCCGGAGATTGTCGGAGTGCCGGTCGGTTCCGATCGTGTCGGCGGGGACGCGTTCGACAAGGTGTTGGGACAACACTTGAGCGGGTCGACACCCGAGCAGCTTCGGGCCGTGAAACATGAGTTGAGCCGCGTGCAACAGTCCACGTTGCCTGATGGTCGGCAGATCTCACGAGGCGAGTTCGAGGAGCTGGTCCGACCGCTGGTGCGATCGAGCGTGCAGGTTTTGACTGAGGCAATACGTTCTGCCGGAATCGAGCAGCTTGATGCCGTGCTGCTGGTAGGCGGGTCCGCCCGGATTCCGCTGCTGCTCACCGCGATTGAGGACACCGTCGAATGCCCGGTCGAAGTCGTTGACCAACCAGATACGGCCGTCGCGCTCGGAGCCGCTGATCTTGCCGCAGATCCGGCCGTGACCGGCTCCATCGCGACCGCGTCGATGTCCGCGACCCTTTCGGGTTCTTCGGCGCTCTCCTCGTCCCCGGCCACGCGCTGGTCGTCGCGCGCAGTGCTCCTGACGGTTCTGGGAGCGTTGGTCGCCGTGGTCCTTCTGGTGATTGTTCTCGGTCCAGGTCGCGGCTCGGGAAGGTCGCCTATAGCCGAGGGGAGTAATTCGTCGCATGCGACGACGTCCGGGACGAACCCGTCGAATACGCCCAGTCACTCCAGTGCAGCACCGAGTACTTCAGACGACAGCATTCCTCAGGGCCCAGGGCCGGTCTCCACTTACTACATCGTTAGGGACGCCTACCAGGGGCAGCAGGAATTTCTCTTTGAGATTGCCGACCGGTTCCTCGGAGATGGTGACCGGCTAGGCGAGATATTCGCTCTGAACAAGGGGCGATTGCAACCGGATGGTGCTGCGCTGACTGATGTGAACGACATCGAATCGGGCTGGATACTCGTCCTCCCCGCCGACGCGAAAGGGGCTGGAGTGCAGCACGGCCCGTTGCCATGTTGCTTCCCCACTCCGGTGCCGGTGTCCGCATCGCCAGCTAGCTGA
- a CDS encoding sensor histidine kinase: MLTDLLIVAGEIDWSSEDPPDLTGLLRAVLAEVDCDDGVLTLTVDNESLAAVPKQHCWSVKGSLSMYESDGSTTPPAGPTLSIPGGFIVAAGAGRRDRARLVDLIDLLSPVWQLARSTLQTLASRAKYEEHASEIGRVRLEAAAGMDLLRLHLERDLHDGAQNELVALTMRASLLAEDIHDERWPEAQARVSQLAEHLEESQRTLARAVSGVSPDALRENGLLAALRAAGLPTQRLTFAEPDGEPRRYPAVIEVTAHYIALEAITNALKHAVGTTVRVTVTDAYGGLEFEVSDSGPGIADVAGSASLRFLRERAEAVGGRLEVQSASSGTVIRAEFPL; the protein is encoded by the coding sequence TTGCTGACAGACCTACTCATAGTCGCCGGTGAGATCGACTGGTCCAGCGAGGATCCACCCGATCTCACCGGATTGCTGCGTGCCGTGCTCGCCGAAGTGGACTGCGACGATGGCGTGCTCACCTTGACGGTCGACAATGAATCACTCGCCGCGGTGCCGAAACAGCATTGTTGGAGCGTCAAAGGGTCGCTTTCGATGTACGAATCCGACGGCTCAACGACGCCGCCAGCCGGGCCCACGCTGTCGATTCCCGGTGGGTTCATCGTGGCCGCGGGTGCCGGGCGGCGCGACCGTGCTCGGCTAGTCGATCTCATCGATCTACTCAGCCCGGTGTGGCAGTTGGCCCGATCAACCCTCCAGACGCTCGCGTCCCGCGCAAAGTATGAGGAACACGCTAGCGAGATCGGCCGTGTGCGACTGGAAGCCGCCGCCGGGATGGATCTCCTTCGCCTACACCTCGAACGCGATTTGCACGACGGCGCACAGAACGAATTGGTCGCGCTGACGATGCGGGCATCCCTGTTGGCCGAGGATATCCACGACGAGCGTTGGCCAGAGGCCCAAGCGCGCGTATCTCAGCTGGCTGAGCATTTGGAGGAGTCGCAACGCACCCTGGCGCGGGCCGTGTCTGGAGTCAGCCCGGATGCGCTGCGGGAGAACGGACTGCTGGCCGCCCTGCGAGCCGCTGGTCTGCCGACGCAGCGACTGACCTTTGCCGAGCCTGATGGCGAACCACGCCGCTACCCGGCGGTAATCGAGGTGACTGCGCACTACATCGCGTTGGAAGCGATCACCAACGCGCTGAAGCACGCGGTGGGTACCACGGTGCGGGTCACGGTGACCGACGCCTACGGCGGTCTGGAGTTCGAGGTGTCAGATTCGGGGCCGGGCATCGCTGATGTCGCGGGCTCGGCGTCGCTGCGGTTCCTGCGGGAACGCGCCGAAGCGGTCGGCGGGCGCCTCGAAGTGCAGTCAGCGTCCTCGGGCACCGTGATCCGGGCTGAATTTCCGCTCTAG
- a CDS encoding G1 family glutamic endopeptidase: MLQRKFSADRALSAGVALASLFAWRHLLVSHGVRPDRCTPGLNAAADTASANPSGWSGYQAWGGPYSSAAADFIVPIGVCSPGQSGGMADAYWVGIQGDNGGDTAAIVQTGFALGCRKVNPSITQCMPICRAIGSTFSTLCSPAT; this comes from the coding sequence ATGCTGCAGCGGAAATTCAGCGCCGATCGCGCCCTGAGCGCGGGCGTGGCGCTAGCCTCCCTGTTCGCCTGGCGTCACCTGCTGGTGTCGCACGGAGTTCGACCGGATCGTTGCACACCCGGATTGAACGCGGCCGCCGACACTGCATCGGCCAACCCGAGCGGCTGGAGCGGCTACCAGGCTTGGGGAGGGCCGTACTCGTCGGCGGCGGCGGACTTTATCGTGCCGATCGGGGTCTGCTCGCCCGGGCAAAGTGGGGGGATGGCAGATGCGTACTGGGTAGGCATTCAAGGTGACAACGGTGGAGACACCGCGGCGATTGTCCAGACCGGTTTTGCTCTCGGCTGCCGCAAGGTCAACCCGAGTATTACGCAATGCATGCCGATCTGCAGGGCAATTGGATCTACCTTCTCGACCCTGTGCAGCCCGGCGACCTGA